Genomic DNA from Brenneria izadpanahii:
CGTCGCCTCGGCGTCGGCGTCACGCAACAGCAATTCCAGCGGTTTGCCCGGCGCGATATTCATTTCCGCACGGATGTTGCGCACCGCGATAATCGCCTGCTTGATCCACTCCAGATCGTCCAACGCCTGCGTATCTTCCTGCGCAGCATCAAACTCAGGGAAAGGCTGCAACATGATCGTATCGGCGCTAATGCCTTTCAGCGCTTTAACCCGCTGCCAGATGGTTTCGGTGATGAACGGGATGATCGGATGCGCAAGGCGCAGCAGCGCTTCCAATACGTTCACCAGCGTATGACGCGTACCGCGTAATTCCGCTTCCGTTCCGCCGTTCATCACCGGCTTAGCCAGTTCCAGATACCAGTCGCAGAACTGATTCCAGGTAAACTCATACAGAATATTGGCGGCGATATCGAAACGATAGCTATCCAGCGCTTCACGATACGCTTTAACCGTGCGGTTAAATTCCGCCAGGATCCAGCGATCGGCCAGCGACAGCACTTTATCTCCGCCGTTGAAGCCGCAATCCTGCTCTTCGGTGTTCATCAGCACAAAACGGCTGGCGTTCCACAGCTTGTTGCAGAAGTTGCGATAACCTTCCAGACGCTTCATATCCCAGTTGATATCGCGCCCGGTGGAAGCCAGCGCCGCCAGGGTAAAGCGCAGCGCATCGGTGCCGTGCGGCTCGATGCCGTTCGGGAACTGCTTCTCGGTACGCTTGCGAATTTTTTCCGCCAGTTGCGGCTGCATCATGTTGCCGGTACGTTTTTCCAGCAGCGCTTCGAGCGAAATGCCATCCACCATATCCAACGGGTCAATCACGTTCCCTTTGGATTTCGACATCTTCTGGCCTTCTTCATCACGGATCAGGCCCGTCATATAAACGGTATGGAACGGCACCTGCGGTTTGCCGTCTTCATCTTTGATGAAGTGCATGGTCAGCATGATCATGCGGGCAATCCAGAAGAAGATAATATCGAAGCCGCTGACCATCACGCTGCTGGGATGGAACGCTTTCAGCTCCGGCGTCTGTTCCGGCCAGCCCAGCGTGGAGAAGGTCCACAGACCGGAAGAGAACCAGGTGTCCAGCACGTCTTCATCCTGATTCAGCGCTACGTCGTCAGACAGGTTATTTTCGCGGCGCACTTCCGCTTCGTCATGGCCGACGTAAACCTTACCTTCGGCGTCATACCAGGCCGGAATACGGTGTCCCCACCACAGTTGGCGAGAGATACACCAGTCCTGAATATCGCGCATCCAACTGAAGTACATATTTTCGTACTGCTTCGGTACGAACTGAATTTCACCCTGCTCCACCGCTTCAATGGCCACTTTTGCCAGCGGCGCGGTACGCACATACCATTGGTCGGTCAGCATCGGTTCAATCACCACGCCGCCGCGATCGCCGTAGGGAACGGTCAAATCATGTGCTTTGATCTCTTCCAGCAGCCCCAGTTCATCAAACGCCGCGACCACCGCTTTACGAGCGGCGAAACGCTCAAGGCCGCGGAACTGGGTGGGGATATCGCCGCTGTAGGCGGTACTGGCTTCGCCATTGGTATCAAAGACTTCGGCTTCCTGGCGGATATCGCCGTCGAAGGTCAGAATGTTGATCATCGGCAACTGATGACGCTTGCCGACTTCGTAGTCGTTGAAATCATGCGCCGGCGTGATCTTCACGCAGCCGGTGCCTTTTTCCATATCGGCATGTTCGTCGCCGACGATCTTGATGCGGCGGTTAACCAACGGCAGGATCACGTCTTTGCCAATCAGATCTTTATAGCGCGGGTCTTCCGGGTTTACCGCCACGCCGGTATCGCCCAGCACGGTTTCAGGACGGGTGGTGGCGACCACCAGATAATCTTTGCCGTCAGCGGTTTTAACGCCGTCGGCCAACGGATAGCGCAGGTGCCACATGGAGCCTTTGGATTCGCGGTTTTCCACTTCCAGATCGGAAATGGCGGTACGCAGTTTCGGATCCCAGTTGACCAGGCGCTTACCGCGGTAAATCAGGTCTTCTTTATACAGCCGAACAAACACTTCTTTCACCGCGTTGGACAGACCTTCGTCCATGGTAAAGCGCTCGCGTTCCCAGTCCACGGAATTGCCCAGACGACGCATCTGACGGGTAATGGTGCCGCCGGATTCGGCTTTCCACTGCCAGATTTTATTGATAAAGCCTTCCCGGCCGTAGTCGTGGCGGGTTTTGCCCTCTTCCGCCGCGATTTTACGCTCCACCACCATCTGGGTGGCGATACCGGCGTGGTCGGTACCCGCCTGCCATAGGGTGTTTTTCCCCTGCATACGCTGATAGCGAATCAGCGTATCCATAATGGTTTGCTGGAAAGCATGGCCCATATGCAAGCTGCCGGTGACGTTGGGCGGCGGGATCATGATGCTGAAGCTTTCTTTGCTCGCATCGCCGTTCGGCTTGAAATAGCCTTGCTCTTCCCAGTGCTCGTAAAGAGGCTGCTCGATATCTTGCGGGTTATATTTCGTTTCCATTATGCTCAAAATTCAGTGAGTTGGCGGCTTAGCCGTAGTCAATTGAAAGCCGACGCTGCGATAGGCCTTATAGCGGTCGCGCGCCAACTGTTTCAGGGATTCTTCGTAAGGGACAAAGTCTATCACTTCATGGAAAGCGGTGGCAAAATCTGCGAAGTACGGCAGCAGGCTGATAAGCAGCTCCCGGGGGGCGTTTCCCCGCCGCTCCGGCCATGCCAGTTCGACCGGCGCGCCCTGACGCGGCCCCTCGCCGGCCAGATTATGCGGCACGAACGAATGGGGATCGCGTTGCCACAGCGCTTCATCCAGCCGTATGGCCTGCTGTTCATTCTCACAGGCGATCAATACGCGCTTTCCCGCGCGCCAACGTTCCGCCGCCAGATCGCATGCCAGCGCCTCAAAGGCGCTGAGCTCATCGCTTTTTCTGTCATGTTCGAGAAGATAGAACGTTGCGTTTTTCATTGTTTACACTATTGATAAGGGCCGGAAACACCGGCCCGTTTGTTCAGGTACGATTCGCCGTGCCTGACGGATTGCCATCACTCTACATCGTTCAGCCCGGCGCGATTAAGCAGGAACTGAGACAGCAGCGCCACCGGACGTCCCGTCGCGCCCTTGGCTTTCCCTGATCGCCAGGCCGTACCGGCGATATCCAGGTGCGCCCAGCTATATTTGCGCGTAAAGCGGGACAGGAAGCAACCCGCGGTGATCGCCCCGCCGGGACGACCGCCGATATTCGCCATATCGGCGAAGTTGGATTCCAGCTGTTCCTGGAACTCATCCGTTAACGGCAAGCGCCATGCCCGATCGCCGGACTGCTCGGAAGCGCCCAGCAGTTCGTGCGCCAACGGATTATGGTTCGACATCAGCCCGGTAATATGATGACCCAGCGCGATCACGCAGGCGCCGGTCAACGTGGCGATATCAATCACCACCTCTGGCTCATAGCGCTCCACATAGGTCAGCGCATCACACAGCACCAGACGGCCTTCGGCGTCGGTGTTCAGCACTTCCACCGTCAGGCCCGACATGGTGGTCAGCACATCGCCGGGACGATAAGAGCGCCCGTCGACCATGTTTTCACAGCCGGCCAGTACGCCGATAATATTCAGCGGCAGCGCCAGCTCCGCCGCCATGCGCATCACACCGTAGACCGTGGCGGCGCCGCACATATCGTATTTCATTTCATCCATGCTGTCGGCCGGCTTGATCGACACGCCGCCGGAATCAAACGTCAAGCCTTTACCGACCAACACTATCGGCCGGGCATCCGGCGACGGATCGCCCTTGTATTCGATAACCGACATCAGGGATTCATTCTGGGAACCCTGGCCGACCGCCAGATAGGCATTCATGCCCAGCTCTTTCATCTGCTGTTCGCCAATCACCCGGGTGATGATGTTCTGGCTGTAGGTATCGGCCAGTTGGCGCGCCTGAGAAGCCAGATAGGCGGCATTACAGATATTGGGCGGCATGTTGCCCAGATCTTTCGCCGCTTTGATGCCGGCGGCGATCGCCAGGCCGTGCTGAATGGCGCGTTCTCCGCTGGTCAGCTCGCGGCGCGTCGGCACATTAAACACCATTTTACGCAGCGGACGACGTAACTCGACTTTATTGCTTTTCAGTTGATCAAAGGTATAGAGCGACTCTTTCGCCGTTTCGACCGCCTGGCGCACTTTCCAGTAAGTATTACGGCCTTTAACGTGCAATTCGGTCAGAAAACAGACCGCTTCCATCGACCCCGTCTCATTTAACGAGTTGATGGTTTTCTGAATGACCTGCTTATACTGACGTTCGTCCAGTTCCCGCTCTTTGCCGCAGCCAATCAGTAAAATACGCTCTGAAAGGATGTTGGGTACATGATGCAATAGCAATGATTGCCCCACTTTGCCTTCCAGTTCACCGCGGCGAAGCAAGGCGCTAATATAGCCGTCGCTGATTTTATCAAGCTGTTCGGCAATCGGGGACAAGCGACGCGGTTCAAACACGCCGACGACAATGCATGCACTGCGTTGTTTTTCCGGGCTACCGCTTTTTACGCTGAACTCCATGTACTCTCCTGAATCTTAAAGACAAAGACGGGATCAACGGCTAGAATGTGACACTCCGTAATACTTTCCCGCCGTTGCGTTAACATAACCTGTGTTAATCTTAACGACGTAATGAATCTGCTTAGATGAGTATAAGCAGGTTCTGATAAAACAACCCAAACACAGTATGTTGTAATACAGTTTTAGCTACGAAGGTTGCCACAAATGAGTATAAATGGCGAGTTAGCGAAGAAACTATCGACTTTCCTGCAAAAAGACAAGTTTTCACAGGCGTAATTAAGCGTGATCATCACTCGATATCTGGTACGG
This window encodes:
- a CDS encoding valine--tRNA ligase → METKYNPQDIEQPLYEHWEEQGYFKPNGDASKESFSIMIPPPNVTGSLHMGHAFQQTIMDTLIRYQRMQGKNTLWQAGTDHAGIATQMVVERKIAAEEGKTRHDYGREGFINKIWQWKAESGGTITRQMRRLGNSVDWERERFTMDEGLSNAVKEVFVRLYKEDLIYRGKRLVNWDPKLRTAISDLEVENRESKGSMWHLRYPLADGVKTADGKDYLVVATTRPETVLGDTGVAVNPEDPRYKDLIGKDVILPLVNRRIKIVGDEHADMEKGTGCVKITPAHDFNDYEVGKRHQLPMINILTFDGDIRQEAEVFDTNGEASTAYSGDIPTQFRGLERFAARKAVVAAFDELGLLEEIKAHDLTVPYGDRGGVVIEPMLTDQWYVRTAPLAKVAIEAVEQGEIQFVPKQYENMYFSWMRDIQDWCISRQLWWGHRIPAWYDAEGKVYVGHDEAEVRRENNLSDDVALNQDEDVLDTWFSSGLWTFSTLGWPEQTPELKAFHPSSVMVSGFDIIFFWIARMIMLTMHFIKDEDGKPQVPFHTVYMTGLIRDEEGQKMSKSKGNVIDPLDMVDGISLEALLEKRTGNMMQPQLAEKIRKRTEKQFPNGIEPHGTDALRFTLAALASTGRDINWDMKRLEGYRNFCNKLWNASRFVLMNTEEQDCGFNGGDKVLSLADRWILAEFNRTVKAYREALDSYRFDIAANILYEFTWNQFCDWYLELAKPVMNGGTEAELRGTRHTLVNVLEALLRLAHPIIPFITETIWQRVKALKGISADTIMLQPFPEFDAAQEDTQALDDLEWIKQAIIAVRNIRAEMNIAPGKPLELLLRDADAEATRRVEENRGFIQTLARLESITLLPAGDKGPVSVTKLVGGAELLIPMAGLIDKTAELDRLAKEVAKIEAEIGRIENKLSNEGFVARAPEAVVAKEREKLDSYAAAKAKLLEQQATIAAL
- a CDS encoding DNA polymerase III subunit chi, with translation MKNATFYLLEHDRKSDELSAFEALACDLAAERWRAGKRVLIACENEQQAIRLDEALWQRDPHSFVPHNLAGEGPRQGAPVELAWPERRGNAPRELLISLLPYFADFATAFHEVIDFVPYEESLKQLARDRYKAYRSVGFQLTTAKPPTH
- the pepA gene encoding leucyl aminopeptidase, which translates into the protein MEFSVKSGSPEKQRSACIVVGVFEPRRLSPIAEQLDKISDGYISALLRRGELEGKVGQSLLLHHVPNILSERILLIGCGKERELDERQYKQVIQKTINSLNETGSMEAVCFLTELHVKGRNTYWKVRQAVETAKESLYTFDQLKSNKVELRRPLRKMVFNVPTRRELTSGERAIQHGLAIAAGIKAAKDLGNMPPNICNAAYLASQARQLADTYSQNIITRVIGEQQMKELGMNAYLAVGQGSQNESLMSVIEYKGDPSPDARPIVLVGKGLTFDSGGVSIKPADSMDEMKYDMCGAATVYGVMRMAAELALPLNIIGVLAGCENMVDGRSYRPGDVLTTMSGLTVEVLNTDAEGRLVLCDALTYVERYEPEVVIDIATLTGACVIALGHHITGLMSNHNPLAHELLGASEQSGDRAWRLPLTDEFQEQLESNFADMANIGGRPGGAITAGCFLSRFTRKYSWAHLDIAGTAWRSGKAKGATGRPVALLSQFLLNRAGLNDVE